One window of Penaeus chinensis breed Huanghai No. 1 chromosome 1, ASM1920278v2, whole genome shotgun sequence genomic DNA carries:
- the LOC125041329 gene encoding uncharacterized protein LOC125041329: MADDEGGGLWNLNVGDDFEARSRPSPRRGARVQPRGYIRPRSDPDSHIRRFRFRQATPSLPTVSCAFSMRYSLVVLVVCVVALVSARYAPTRDHNKDWLSLISGQQQLRDARIIYTLLNNDPDFMRKRGRSHDQLKQGFDSNEGDFDGFQHPFFYVSHQKQHVQQREPFVFSRIGGHGNMEPEKAVVVDFPFRLGRLAEDLSEGGALAEDSVGAHLPGGVQGEV, encoded by the exons ATGGcagatgatgagggaggagggttaTGGAATTTAAATGTTGGTGATGATTTTGAAGCAC GATCACGACCAAGTCCCCGGAGAGGCGCGAGGGTCCAGCCCAGGGGGTATATAAGGCCGAGGTCCGACCCAGACAGTCACATTCGACGCTTCAGGTTCAGACAAGCAACACCCTCACTGCCCACTGTCTCCTGCGCCTTCTCCATGCGGTACTCTCTCGTTGTTCTG gtggtgtgtgtggtggcgcTGGTATCTGCCAGGTATGCCCCGACGAGGGACCACAACAAGGACTGGCTTTCCCTGATTTCGGGGCAGCAGCAGCTCAGGGACGCCCGGATCATCTACACGCTCCTGAACAATGACCCTGATTTCATGAGGAAGCGCGGACGCTCTCATGACCAGC tgAAGCAAGGCTTCGACAGCAACGAGGGCGACTTCGACGGCTTTCAGCACCCCTTCTTCTACGTGAGCCACCAGAAGCAGCATGTGCAGCAGCGCGAGCCCTTCGTGTTCAGCAGGATCGGCGGCCACGGGAACATGGAGCCCGAGAAGGCCGTCGTGGTGGACTTCCCCTTCCGACTCGGGCGCCTGGCGGAGGACCTGAGCGAGGGCGGCGCCCTGGCCGAGGACAGCGTGGGCGCGCACCTTCCCGGCGGCGTCCAGGGCGAGGTCTAG